From the Lolium rigidum isolate FL_2022 chromosome 2, APGP_CSIRO_Lrig_0.1, whole genome shotgun sequence genome, one window contains:
- the LOC124691148 gene encoding E3 ubiquitin ligase PQT3-like, whose translation MAVYYRYRSGVDTFSLPVSAPSISVGEVKRLIMRTSRHGNGRTRGRGPREGIAISDAQTGEEYTDDMVLVLRNSTVLVRRVAGPPADAIVSPSTQVPKATQDGGGSSSDSSSRSNSSVSAAEEGDEAKATSAVIDAAELKWEGRSPYNNRGAAYHGRAPHAGYVCRRCRVPGHFIQHCPTNGDPRFDFGKATSVISPAPAAPVNDDGVPADLHCKICRKVMVDAVVTSKCCFSSFCDRCVRAHIVASSKCVCGAQARADDLIPNPALRTTISNILASRASSSVSGGTTEKQRSSVYSNAAAEPTSQNQSPAASEDSHVSSKKGTASEHSDGSDSTSTHEPRKKKREMMDTAGAHGANHAGHQYDGCYDVPPFAPACYDHDFFGWMPWSADPSMYHGYGGMPYPYGDTGYPTGPQHVDAMDNMAASYGYHGERHDGRKRTGCDDQRQHDRSFKRRCGGSRAQVALVLT comes from the coding sequence ATGGCGGTGTACTACCGGTACAGGAGTGGCGTGGACACGTTCTCTCTGCCTGTCTCGGCGCCCTCCATCTCCGTCGGCGAGGTGAAGCGCCTAATCATGAGGACGAGCCGCCACGGTAACGGCCGGACACGCGGCCGGGGTCCGAGGGAGGGCATCGCGATCTCCGACGCGCAGACCGGCGAGGAGTACACGGACGATATGGTGTTGGTCCTGCGCAACTCGACGGTGCTGGTGCGCCGAGTCGCCGGGCCTCCGGCCGATGCCATCGTGTCGCCATCCACGCAAGTCCCCAAAGCGACGCAAGACGGTGGCGGTTCTTCGTCGGATTCTTCCTCAAGGTCGAACTCGAGCGTATCGGCGGCCGAGGAGGGTGACGAGGCCAAGGCTACCAGCGCGGTGATCGACGCTGCGGAACTCAAGTGGGAGGGCCGGTCTCCTTACAACAACCGTGGCGCAGCATACCATGGGCGGGCGCCGCATGCCGGCTACGTCTGCCGCAGGTGCCGCGTCCCGGGCCACTTCATCCAGCACTGCCCCACCAATGGCGACCCGAGATTCGACTTCGGAAAGGCGACGTCAGTGATTTCCCCTGCGCCCGCGGCACCAGTCAATGACGACGGCGTCCCGGCGGATCTCCACTGCAAGATTTGCCGGAAGGTGATGGTGGACGCGGTGGTGACGAGCAAGTGCTGCTTCAGCAGTTTCTGCGACAGGTGCGTCAGAGCCCACATCGTCGCCAGCTCCAAGTGCGTGTGCGGGGCGCAGGCGCGCGCAGACGACCTGATCCCTAATCCAGCGTTGCGCACCACCATCTCCAACATTCTCGCCTCCAGGGCCAGCAGCAGCGTTTCTGGCGGAACAACAGAGAAGCAGAGGAGTTCCGTATACAGCAACGCGGCCGCGGAGCCCACGTCTCAGAACCAGAGTCCGGCCGCCTCAGAAGACAGCCACGTTTCTTCCAAGAAGGGCACCGCCTCGGAGCACAGCGACGGAAGCGATTCAACATCGACGCATGAGCCAAGAAAGAAGAAGCGCGAGATGATGGACACAGCGGGAGCGCACGGCGCCAACCATGCCGGTCATCAGTACGACGGCTGCTACGACGTTCCTCCATTCGCCCCGGCATGCTACGATCATGACTTCTTTGGTTGGATGCCGTGGTCAGCCGATCCTTCAATGTACCACGGCTACGGCGGCATGCCTTACCCTTACGGTGACACCGGTTACCCGACGGGCCCGCAGCATGTCGACGCCATGGACAACATGGCAGCTTCGTATGGGTACCACGGCGAACGCCATGACggcaggaagaggacggggtgcgACGATCAGAGGCAGCATGACCGAAGTTTCAAGAGAAGGTGCGGCGGGAGCAGAGCACAGGTCGCGTTAGTTCTGACGTGA